The Osmerus eperlanus unplaced genomic scaffold, fOsmEpe2.1 SCAFFOLD_837, whole genome shotgun sequence DNA segment TGTGCATTCAAGCAAGtggtaaaagaaagaaagtgctCGCACATGTTTGCGTCTACCTCAGAATTTATGCACCATGTTTCCGCAAgcatgtgttgtgtatgtgtttctgtctggaagtgtgtgtgtgcacgtgtatgtgcatgtgtgtgtgtgtgtgtgtgtgtgtgtgtgatacacacagcctctctatAATGGAGACAGATTGGCTGGCGTTTGTTCTCCATCCAGCAGCCATCTGGAGCTGACGTTTaaaaacacataaacaaacacccaTTCATAAGCTCCTGTGTATGACTGAGGGTGAAGAAGCTAGCTGGGGCGACGCTAATGAGTCCGTCCCAGAAGGCTACTTGTTTCACCCGCCCTAATATTCTACGTTGTAGTCTGTTTTTTCAGATCTGCAACACTGTTCCAATGAAAACAACACAACGAGCGGCCACGACTTACCTCAGAAGATGACAATCATTAAAAAACCATCGAGTGGAATCAAAGACCGAGGAGCCTCCTAACAGGAGATGTGCATCTCATCTAGAGTCAGAGAATGAgtcacacgcaccacacacagggTCAAAACTTGCCAGCCGAACACACACTGTAGCCAACCCACACAGACAAAGTTACacaaagacaaagacacacagactcgGACGCACAAGAAAACACACTTTTCTATTGAGGACACGGTTGAGTTGTAGGAACTGAGTGAGTGGAGTCGTTGTGAATGGCCGCTACATTTGGTTTTACTGGAGGTGAACAGTAGCAGGtggtgacagggagagaggagaggtcatGGGGCACTAGGAAGGGAACCAAGCCGTTCTCCATCCGTCTCAGTCTCTCATGTCGGTGACCCAGTTCCAATCCAAACACTcgcaccttctcctccacccgccAACTTCCCCTCCAAGTCAGAGAAGGCCAAAGCAAAAGTGTGTTGGGAAGGTGGCAGGTGTACAAgttggagtgtgtggggggggggctctctacGGTCTCCCTGTGGCCCCCCGGGAAGCTCTGGTCTGGCCTCAAGCACAGGCAGGTAAAGCATGCACGGGCATGAGTGCGCATTCGCTCTGCAGTCAATACCAGGGTCCTCAGGATCGAATGTGCTTTCTGACGTCGGTGTGCCAaactcaatcccccccccccctgtttttGACCACATTATGATACACTCCCCGCCTGACCTGTGTCAGATAGTATGTGAAATTCTTTGAGCGTTTTGCTTGAGTCTGCCTAGGGGCACAAGATGGGTTTTGATGACCCTTGCAGGGACTATCCCACTGGTTCTGATGCGGCAGACAAACTCAATCAATCACAGAAAAAGATTTTGTGAAAGGATTTTAAGATACTATCTAACCCAGGACTTATGTTGAGAGTAGCCCGGATAGGCACAGCCATGCCCACAGCAACAGGAAGAGGATACAGACAGGAGTTCAAAGGTCAAGGGTTAACTACATAGCCAGGCACGGCTCATGCTTGCCTTTACCCCCTTCTCCAGTTTAAGCTCAGTGGTGACAATAACTGCAATTGTGAAAAAGAACTACAAAAAGTGACCCATGCAGAAACTCCATTACCCAGCAGGCCTTACCCTGTCCTTCACTATGAGACACTTTGCAGAGGGAGAAGATAGACAATGGACGCAGAATTAGTCGTTATTCAAAAAACCTACCACTCAAGACAACATAGGCCCTGGGTGCCTTAAATACACCTTAAATACACCTCACACATTTGTTTTGGGAAGTCTATAAGGAATCTTCTAGTTCAGAAAGGAAGCTAGAATGAACTGACAGCGACTCATCTGGTCAGGTAAACCATTGATCCTCATGAGAATGTATACATCGGCTGTGTTCCAATCTGGTTTCTCGCTTTACTTTGAATCTTTGTAGAAAAGCATGAGCCGAATTAATGAACCTGGATTCAGTCTAGGCTGTCGTTTTCACAATCTCATTTCTTGACAAGGTCGATTAAAAGGGTGTTGAGAAGCGATAAACACTTGGGATTGGAACATGGCCGAGATGTCTGTACTTATAGGAAAACACGTGTGATattgtatatacacacagaacagagagagaacacagaaaaGATGCTAACCACTTTGTCCTCCTGGTGCCATGCAGTCCAGGTTGCagtgaggagtgagagagagacgtggccgaggaaggaaggaaggaagtgagtgagtgaggtatATTAGAAGGGAGGTGTGGGACAAGGATTAGGGAatagcagaagagagagagagagagagatagagagagagagagacagagagagagagagagagagagagagagagagagagagagagagagagagagagagagagagagagagagagagagagagagagaggaaggggatgaaaaagaagacagataaagagacGGAAGGTTCATGAATCATGTCAAAGGTCGTGGGAGAGTCGAGgttgaaaaagagagggagagaggcaaagTGAGAGAATGGGGTGAACGATCGTTAATAAACAGTCcaagtatttttttaaacacactTATCCAGTGATTTGAGGAGGTGAAAGGAAACACAGCCGTggaacacgcacacgcacacgcaactCACAAACGTCAAGGGACATCAAACATGCgtgacctgtgacctgtgaTGTCGCCTGTGACATCACGGCGTGTCAGCTAGGTGTGCGACACAGGAAATGGAGATGACAGAAGCGACATGTTGGTCCAGCAgccgagaccccccccccccccccccccgccctgacCAGCGTATCCAGCTCGTCGACGCGCACAGCACTGGTTAAGAATGGACACTGAATGAACGCTCTCTGAAAGTCATGTTTAACAGAGCAAGCAGCCATGGCTTCTCAAACATGACTGGGAAGACTGTCCTGGGAGAGATGAAATGACTGAAAATGTCCGTTTGGCACAGATTTAGTTTGTATCAGCATGTTCCTGTAATGCCTTCTGGGGGGCAGTGGAAGGTACTGCATGGATGTCACGATCAGGAAGTGTGGGAAAAGTGGCTGAGAGAGGAATATTAATCCTCGGTTCATCCATCGAAAGTGACAGCCCTTAAGTGGTTTTGGTATATCAAAACAACTTACGCGAAGCATTGTCCCAGACAAATAAATGTGTTTTGGTGAACAAACGAGCAAAGAAATTGATAGAAGATGCTAGCAGAGAGAGCCAAAGGCTGACAGGCTGTCAGACGCTAGGCTAACTTGTTGTGCTAAAACGGGGGGGGCGCAAACAGAAAGGGAGGAGTTTTATGTAATCGAACAACGCTTACACTTTCCCTGACACTGTTATTTTGCTTGGCTGGAGCTCAGAGCAGGATGAGGGCCAGAGAGCCAGGAAGTAGCTGGAGTGAGCCGTCACAACACATCCACCCtcgctgctcacacacacacacacacacacaggcatttacacacacaatcgtgaatgaacacacatgcatacaatcGCGCACACGCACGTTCACTTGCACACACGCCGACCACGCAGacccgtatacacacacatgtaaccgaacaaacacgcatacatatgcacacacaataaAACCCAATAAATTCACACACTCTTCCACGCTCACTTAAATTCAGACTCATTCGGGCTCTACTCAGCACCAGGTGAAAATAAATGAACGCCTAATAAATAAAGATAATAAATGGCCAGTAAGTGGTCATTCTCTGCTTCAGagtttacagactgtattaaaatGCATTACAACCGATAGgtaaaaaaaatgaattaaaAATACTTGAATATATTCCAGCACCACTTGCAGTGCTGGTATCCACATTCTCATTATCCCATAAGGCCATAGCCTGgtcctgcctctcttccctgtGTGAATCTGCTCTCCGCTGGGCCTGGCGGATCTGGGACAGATTGGGAACCAGCAGGCCCAGGGCGAGGGGCCCACAGTCAGGTAAGACCCAGGAGGAGGTCTTCTCTCTTGGGCTGGACCGGAGCccggagggggatgggggtgggggggtggaacaCGCCTGGAGCTTAAAATAAACCCTCAGGGCACAGTAGGGCATCCTACTGTGCCCTTCCACTGACTGTGGGTAACTGGACTGGTCTGAATACTGCACCATTCACAAGCCATGGGTTTGTGTGGCGTGTGAGCGAGTATCAATgaaccctctccagacagatcACCGAGCTGACAGGATATGATGCGTACTGTCCTGGGGGTGACTGCGGGATTCAAACTAGACAGACACAGTTACGCGTATGCAGACTAAGACATGACGAGACGGACGTGATTACAAAATGCGTGTCCATTCCGACCCGACGTGGTTACCGTGAGCAACCACAAACTGTCAGGTGACCTGACAGCGACAGAAGCCTGCATACGTTAAAAAGCCAGACCATGCTTCTCACAGGCTTTGATTCACCCCCTAAAGAATCAAAGCGACACAACGCGACAAACACagggaagacagacaggaagtgatgcgggggggggggggagtgaactGAGGGAGTTTCGATGGATGGAAAGAAGGGGAGACGGTCTCTCACGTTGTTGGAACGCAGGGAGACGCGCCCCCCGCAGCGGGCGCAGAATTTGGTCTGGCAGTAGGAGCAGAGGTGCCCGCAGCCGTCGGCAAACTTGGTCTTTCTGCAGATCCCGCAGGTGGGGGCGTCGTCCTTGTGTTGGGTCTGCTGGCGGCGGGTGTCCGCCCCGATgcgcctcacttcctgtttgtagCTCTCGAACTGCTGGTGCAGCGTCCTatagagcgggagagagatggagagagagggagagagatggagagagagggagagagagggagagagagggagagagatggagagagagggagagagatggagagagatggagagagagggagagagatggagagagatggagagagagggagagagagggagagagagggagagagatggagagagagggagagagggagagagagggagagagatggagagagagggagagagaacgctTCCAGTTAGATACAGAAATTGAATATAGTGGATAAAGCCCACTGCCTAGGTGTTTGTTGGCAAAATGTTCCCTTCTAATTATAGACTTTATTGCTGGACAGTTAACTGAATAATGGAGAATCGACTCTGCATTTTTGTACTATATTTTTCATTAATATCAGCTTTTCCCCCGGTCTCCCTGTATGTAGAGGGCTTTCTTTGAACCGGAGACTAACTAATTTTACTTTCACAGCTTGAAGGCAATTAAAACGCTGCATAAAAGGTGTTTCGGAATAAATCTAAACCTAAACAAAACTTTTGCCATAGCAAAAATCCCTCTGTTCTGtagccctcacctccaccacgcagccctttcccctccccttgcCTTTCCTGGAATGAAACTAACCCATTTGTGAATTGCAAATCAAGGCGTGTGAAAATCCAGGCCTAGCGAAGTAGTCCCTGTTGTATTGTCAAAGGAATACACCATTAGCATAGCATGTCGCTCATTTAAAAGAGCCAGACAGAGGCTTTAATTACCAGAgcggagtgagagatggagagaagtagggagagagagagagggaaagagagagagaaggagtgaaaaagagagagacactcaagTAGAGAAACTCGATTCACACGTTGCCATGACGTTGCCATGACGAAGATAGGTTATCCTGTGAAATCTGTGGGTTTGTCTTCAGTGAAGATATTCAAGGAAATATCACGTTTTACGATCTACCGATCCAAGACTAGGACCAACAC contains these protein-coding regions:
- the LOC134015847 gene encoding regulating synaptic membrane exocytosis protein 1-like; protein product: MADNRYLFDCCYEPGQLGTSKWESYVQPVFHPGIVDYRQEQYRVVYRKRTLHQQFESYKQEVRRIGADTRRQQTQHKDDAPTCGICRKTKFADGCGHLCSYCQTKFCARCGGRVSLRSNN